AGCGAGGCTCTATCGAACGGGAAATAGTTCGATTTCTCCACGCGAACGACGAGCGCGCATACGACGTGTACGAGGTTACAACCGCTGTCATGGGCGACGATTGGTGCGAGGCAGACCCGGGCGAGTCGTTCGAATCGGAACTGTCTGTCGAGCAAATCCTCGACGTGGCGACGGTGAAGAGCATCCTCGAACGGCTCGTCCACAACGGCGGTGCCGAGCGACGAGTCGTGGACGCGGAGCGTGGTAAACGGCCGTTCTACCGCGCCGTCGTGACGTGACGACTCGGAGATGGCAGACGTTTTGTCGGGACGACACCGAAGACGACGCATGGACGAGAACGCCGACGCCACCGAGCGCCGCGAGATACGGGCGACCTACGACCGCATCGCGGCCCACTTCTCCTCGACCCGCGAGTACGCGTGGCCGGAAGTCGAGCAGTTTCTGGACGGCGTGTCGGGGGGCGGAGTCGCGCTGGACCTCGGCTGTGGCAACGGCCGCCACGCCGAACTGCTCGCGCAGAACGCCGCCAGAGTCGTCGGCGTAGACGCGAGCCGAGGACTGCTCGAAGAGGCCGACAGCCGAGCGACCGAGCGTGCGTTCGACGTTGACCTCCTGCAAGCCGACGCCGCGCGACTCCCGCTGCAAGCGGAGAGTATCGGCGTGGCGGTGTACGTCGCTACGCTCCACCACCTGCCCACGAGGGAAGCCAGAGTCGGAAGCTTAGACGAATTGGCCCGCGTTCTGACACCTGAAGGCCGTGCGCTGGTCAGCGCGTGGAGTACCGCGCACGACAAGTTCGACCAAACTGAGGGCTTCGATACAGAGGTAGACTGGACCCTGCCCGGCGGCGAGACGGTCCCGCGGTTCTATCACATCTACGCGCCAGACGAGTTCGAGGAAGATATCGAGGCCAGCGACCTCGAATTCGTAGAGTTCGAGATTTCGAGCGGCAACTGCTACGCACAAGTGCGCGCCGCGAAACAGTAAGGCCCTTAATGCAGGGACGTGAAGGTGGAGACAGGTTCGACGTGCGCCGGTGGTGAGCAAATCCGAAGGATTTGCGAACCTCGGGGCGCGAGCGAACGAAGTGAGCGAAGCGCGCCGGTGGTCTAGTGGTATGACTATGGCCTTCCAAGCCATCGACCCGGGTTCAATTCCCGGTCGGCGCACTCCCAACGGTCGCACCCCGACCGACGTTCACCTCGCCAACTCGATGAACTCCCGGTCGGCGCATTTCTACCGCGAACAAGCTACGAGTAGCGAAGCTATGCTCGTCCACATTTCCGTTGCCACCTAACCAACAGATTCAACTCCGCTTGCTCGGTTGACAGACTCAAGTGATGAAGGTGAGCCACTACTTCGAGTGGGAGTCGGCCATCACGGGCGGGCACCACCAGTCGGTCCAGAACCAGCGCAAGATACTGGAAGAACGCGGCATCGACTACACTACCGACCCCACGACGGACGCTGACCTGCTCCACCTCAACAACATGGGGCCTCGCTCGGTGTTCTACGCCGCGAAGGCTCGCCGGAACGACGTTCCTGTCTTGGTTCACGCCCACCAGACGGCCGAGGACTTCGAGGAGAGTTTTGCGTTCTCGAACGTGTTGGCGAAGCCACTGAAACCGTACCTTCGGCGGGCCTACTCGCTGGCGGACCACCTCGTCTGCCCGTCTGAGCATACGAAGGCGGTGATGGAAGGCTACACCGACACACCGAAGACCGTCGTCAGCAACGGCTTCGACGCCGAGAAATTGGACGGCTTCGAGTCACTGCGCCAAGAGTATCTGGAGCGGTACGACCTTGACCCGCCGGTCGTGTTCAACGTCGCACACGTCATCGAGCGCAAAGGCCTGCGGAGTTTCGTCGAGACCGCCCGTCGAATGCCCGACACCGACTTCGTCTGGTTCGGCTACCTCAACCCGACCGGCAACGACGGCGTCTTCGACCGACTGCTCACGAGTTCGAAAGTCGAGGAACTGGTCGAGAACGCACCCCAAAACTGCACCTTCACCGGCTACGTCGAGGACATCCGCGGCGCGTTCGCGGCCGGAGACGTGTTCTTCTTCCCGACGAAGAACGAGAACGAGGGGATGGCCCTGTTGGAAGCGATGTCGTGTGGAACACCGCCCGTGATTCGAAACATCGACACGTACCACTGGCTGGAGGACGGTCGTCACTGCCTGAAGGCTGAGGGAAGCTTCGAAGAAGAACTACTGAAACTCATCGAGGACGAACAGCGACGACGCGAGTTGGGAGAGACTGCCGAGCAGAAGAGCCGCGAATTTCGGTTGGCGAACGTTGGCGACGAACTCGTCGAACTGTATCAGCGTCTCGTCTAGCTTAGCTCCGACTGGTGGACGCGATAGACCACGACGTTGCCACTCCGGAACGCCTCCTCGATGCCTTGGTACTTCGAGAAGTCCAAGTTGCTGTTGGCGTACCGGTCGCGGGCCTCCGGACCGACGTAGACGTACTGCACGTCGTACTTCTGCAGCATCTCGGCGCGGGTTCCCTCCGTACCGGTGTAGACGAGGTTCACGTCCTCCACGCGGTAGCGGACCGTCTCGTCGCCCCGATAGATGTTCTCGTGATTGACCCACCCGACGACAGTTGGAATGCCGGTCAACGAGGACGCCGGACTCGACCACGAGTAGGGCGACAGTCCGGGCGGTGAGACGATGTGTGGCTGTCCGCCATCCGCCTGTTCCTGGATGTAGTCGATCGCCTCGCCCTCGTGGGGGTGGAACGTCTCGACGAACGCCGTCGAGTCGAGTGTCGGGTCGTCCGTGCGGTGGATGGGGCTGTCGGAGGTGAAGTGTTCGGTCAGCGCGAGTCCGGCGAACCCGGACGAACTGGCGACGAGGACGACTGCCAGTGCGGCCATCAGGTCCGAACGCGTGAGGCCTAGTGAGGGAATCGTCCACTCGGCAGGACCAGTTCGACTGACGAGCGTGGCCAACGCGCCTCCGGCGGCGACGCCCCACAGCACCCAAACCTGCATGTACACCTTGAACACCGTGTTCATGCGCCCGCCTGCCGCGTTGTCGTGAATGTAGACGAGTTCGACCAGCGTCACGAGTCCTGCGCCGCCGACGAGTAGAACCGTCTCGTAGCCACAATCTGCGTCCGTCCGGAGAAGGAGCCATCCCACTACGAGCAGGGGAACGACGAGTGCAAGCACGGCGAAATCGACGACCCACGCCACCACGGCGAGGAGTGCCGCGAGTAGCGCGAAGCGTGCAGGCCGAACGTTTAGGGTCTCGCGTGCGCGCGGCCAAAGGAACAGGGTGAAGATGACGAGGAAGACGCCGTGAACCATGAGCAACGCCACCGCGCTGGAAGGCTTCGGGAAGAACGCGATGCTCCGACTGCTCGCCGACTGGAGCAGGATGCCGAAGATGAACGGCGCGATAACTGCGACGGCGAGTGCAGCTACGGCAGCTGCGGCCGCGAACGCACCGACAATTCGGCGTCCCTCCGCTCGAAGCACCGTCGCAGGAGCGCCGCCGTCCGTGACCGGGGTCTCTGTCTTCGTCCCCGAAACGCCCGGAAACAGCGACAGTGGGTCCGCAGGCGCGAACAGCACCGCGAGCCAGAAGACGCCGAGTCCGGTCGGGAGACTCCAGACGTTGACGAAACTCAACAAGCCGACGGTCGGCGGAATCGCACCGAAGGCGAGCAGTCGCCGTCTGGTGAGCGCCTCGGGAGGGGTCTGGTAGTAGGCGAACCCGAGTGCGGCCACCAACAAGAGGAACGGCGTGCTGAGCATGTGAGCGTGGAGATCACCGTTGAGAAACGCGAATATCGGGAACTCGTTTATCGTCTGGGGGATGACTCGACTCGGTGCCCAGTAGCCAAACTCCGAGAGTCCCTCGCGGATGAGTTCGCCGGAGTGGGCCTCGCTGAGCGTGGCGGCGACCCAGTTGGCGAGGCCACTTGCCAGCGAGTCGGGGAGGAGCCAAATCAGCCCCGTCACCGCGACGACGAGATTCCCACCGAGTCCGACGAAGAAGCCACCGAGCGCGCCGCCGACGCGGTGGGACGCCCCGCGTGCGTCCGCCAGCGCACCAGCGAGTCCGTAGGCGGCCGTGACGAGCGTCGCGTAGAAGCCGGAGAGTGCGAGGTTGTA
The sequence above is a segment of the Halorussus halophilus genome. Coding sequences within it:
- a CDS encoding glycosyltransferase family 4 protein; this translates as MKVSHYFEWESAITGGHHQSVQNQRKILEERGIDYTTDPTTDADLLHLNNMGPRSVFYAAKARRNDVPVLVHAHQTAEDFEESFAFSNVLAKPLKPYLRRAYSLADHLVCPSEHTKAVMEGYTDTPKTVVSNGFDAEKLDGFESLRQEYLERYDLDPPVVFNVAHVIERKGLRSFVETARRMPDTDFVWFGYLNPTGNDGVFDRLLTSSKVEELVENAPQNCTFTGYVEDIRGAFAAGDVFFFPTKNENEGMALLEAMSCGTPPVIRNIDTYHWLEDGRHCLKAEGSFEEELLKLIEDEQRRRELGETAEQKSREFRLANVGDELVELYQRLV
- a CDS encoding class I SAM-dependent methyltransferase codes for the protein MDENADATERREIRATYDRIAAHFSSTREYAWPEVEQFLDGVSGGGVALDLGCGNGRHAELLAQNAARVVGVDASRGLLEEADSRATERAFDVDLLQADAARLPLQAESIGVAVYVATLHHLPTREARVGSLDELARVLTPEGRALVSAWSTAHDKFDQTEGFDTEVDWTLPGGETVPRFYHIYAPDEFEEDIEASDLEFVEFEISSGNCYAQVRAAKQ
- a CDS encoding DUF2298 domain-containing protein, with translation MFIGSSLVYHAMEYALVLLWFLAFQVLALVGLPLAARLFPRFPDRGAAFALPVTLVLVGTVYYWVGHVAFSRATAFASVAVVAALSLFLIWSDRTFLPDEASDDTAESDDIEFSPRAYAETTTVFALAFCLLVAIRSVDPAVNAPGGEKFLDYGIFTSLLRAEALPPQDMWFAGEHLLYYYGGHFLSATLAQLTGTDPRFAYNLALSGFYATLVTAAYGLAGALADARGASHRVGGALGGFFVGLGGNLVVAVTGLIWLLPDSLASGLANWVAATLSEAHSGELIREGLSEFGYWAPSRVIPQTINEFPIFAFLNGDLHAHMLSTPFLLLVAALGFAYYQTPPEALTRRRLLAFGAIPPTVGLLSFVNVWSLPTGLGVFWLAVLFAPADPLSLFPGVSGTKTETPVTDGGAPATVLRAEGRRIVGAFAAAAAVAALAVAVIAPFIFGILLQSASSRSIAFFPKPSSAVALLMVHGVFLVIFTLFLWPRARETLNVRPARFALLAALLAVVAWVVDFAVLALVVPLLVVGWLLLRTDADCGYETVLLVGGAGLVTLVELVYIHDNAAGGRMNTVFKVYMQVWVLWGVAAGGALATLVSRTGPAEWTIPSLGLTRSDLMAALAVVLVASSSGFAGLALTEHFTSDSPIHRTDDPTLDSTAFVETFHPHEGEAIDYIQEQADGGQPHIVSPPGLSPYSWSSPASSLTGIPTVVGWVNHENIYRGDETVRYRVEDVNLVYTGTEGTRAEMLQKYDVQYVYVGPEARDRYANSNLDFSKYQGIEEAFRSGNVVVYRVHQSELS